The DNA window ATCTTTCGTTTTACTCTCTAAAGTATATCTGAAAATTTCACCTGTTGGTCCGTAGGGTGGTTGTACTTCGGGATCTACCTCATCAGGAAGGCTTATAGTTCTTAGTTGGTTATTCACCTGATTTCTGGCAAAAGTATCGTCCACCCCATCATCGAACAGAATTTTAACAATAGAAAGACCAAACATAGTGGTACTTCTTACACTTGTTTTTTTCTGAACCGGACTCATTGCTAATTCTATTGGTGTGGTAACAAAGCGTTCTACTTCTTCTGCGCTTCGTCCGTTCCACTGGGTAATAATTACAATCTGGGTATTGGTAACATCAGGAAAAGCTTCAATAGGCATATTTTTGAAACTTATAAACCCAGCAACAGCCAATATTGCTACCCAAATAAAGGTAAATGCTTTATTTTTAAGTGAAAAAGAAATTATATTTTTAATGAATTTATTCATAGTATTTTAAATTGATGACCTAGAAAAGTCGTTTAAAAAAAGACTTTGATTTAGTTGTTAAGAGAACGATAAATCAACAATTGATTTTCAGTAATGACTTGTTCTCCATCCACTAACCCATCAGATATATAAGTGGTATCTCCCACCTGTTTTAAAACCTTGACTTCTTTAACTTTTAAATTAGTTCTGGATTTAAAAACAACAACAAAGCTTCTGTTATCATCGAAAATTACCGCTTTGGAAGGGACAGTTAATGCCATATTATTTTCTGAAGTAGAAACTTTTATGGTAGCCTTACTATCTGGGATCAGCAATCCGTTTGCATTATCTAAAACAACTCTGGCTTGCATCGCATTGGTTTGAGGATCAATAATTTTGAATATCTTATCAATCTTTCCGTAGAATATTTTATCAGGATAAGAAAGTGTAGAAACCTCAGCTTTCATTCCAAGACTAATTTTATCAATGTCAGATTCATTAACGTTCATAATAGCCCAAACATTAGTGGTATTGGCAACATCAAAAATATTGTCACTTCTATCTGTTCTCAACTGCATATCCTTATTGATATTCTTCTGAACAATAAATCCACTGATGGGAGCTAAGACACTATAAATATTTCCTCTCTTTACATTATAAACCGTGCTTATTGCACTTGCTCTCTGCATTTGGTCCTGTGCTTTTTGCAATTGACTTTTAGCTTCAAGGACATCTCTTTCTGTATTTAGTTTGCCTTCATACATTTCTTTGGCAACACGAACATTATTTTGAGCAACTACCAAATCTGTTTTAGCATCGCTTACATCCTTTTGTACTTCAGCAAGCTCCGTACTTCTGATGGTTGCCAGAACCTGACCTTTTGTTACATGGTCTCCAAGTTCAACATTTACACTCAAAACATTTCCTCCTACTAAAGGATAAACATCTATATAGCTGTTTTGATCTGCAGATATTTTTCCGTAAAAATTATAATTGTCTGCGATATATTTTTTTTCAACTTTTGCTAAAGCGATGGATTTAAGCATTGTATTGCTTAGTTCAAATCCTTTTGGTTCTACAACTTTCGTTTCTTCCTTCTTAGAGCAAGATAATGATGCAATGGCCACAAATAAAGCAATTATATATTTTTTCATTTTTTTAATAGAAGATTTTAGTTTGTACTAATTGATTAAGCTGTTCAGCCGATTGGATGATATCATTTTTCATGTCATATATCTGAAGAGCCGTTTGTCTGTAGCTTTCCATAAAGTCAGTAAATTCAATAAGACTTACATTTCCGCTTCTGAAATTTTTAAGCATCCCATTATATACAAGATCAAGATTATTAAGATCTGTCGCTTTTATTTCGGCTAACTGATCATATTGGCTTTTCCAGGTTCTGTATGAAGCCTGTACTTTTGTTTCAAGATCCAGTTTTTGGTAATCAGCATTTTTCTGATTCTGCTGAATAGCATAATTTGCTTTTTCAACATTTCCCTGATTACTTTTCCATAAAGGCAATGGAATACCTACCATCAAATTAATTTCATTTTTGAAAGTCCCTCCATTCTGATCCCAGCCTGCTCCTACATTAAGGTCGGGAACATTTAAAGACTTCTGCCATTGGGCAAATAATTTACTATTATCAATCAATTTTATGTTGTATTGATAGTCTGCATTATTTTCCAATGCCTTTTTCTTTAATTCCTCCTCATCACCAAAAGGCTGTGTGGCAA is part of the Chryseobacterium paludis genome and encodes:
- a CDS encoding efflux RND transporter periplasmic adaptor subunit — translated: MKKYIIALFVAIASLSCSKKEETKVVEPKGFELSNTMLKSIALAKVEKKYIADNYNFYGKISADQNSYIDVYPLVGGNVLSVNVELGDHVTKGQVLATIRSTELAEVQKDVSDAKTDLVVAQNNVRVAKEMYEGKLNTERDVLEAKSQLQKAQDQMQRASAISTVYNVKRGNIYSVLAPISGFIVQKNINKDMQLRTDRSDNIFDVANTTNVWAIMNVNESDIDKISLGMKAEVSTLSYPDKIFYGKIDKIFKIIDPQTNAMQARVVLDNANGLLIPDSKATIKVSTSENNMALTVPSKAVIFDDNRSFVVVFKSRTNLKVKEVKVLKQVGDTTYISDGLVDGEQVITENQLLIYRSLNN